From a region of the Kwoniella mangroviensis CBS 8507 chromosome 1 map unlocalized Ctg01, whole genome shotgun sequence genome:
- a CDS encoding 6-phosphogluconolactonase gives MPPQPPAPPVFYSFPKVDVLQDSLANFVVKAQRDAVEKRGKFTIALSRGSLAANLKGLVGQENVQWDKWEVFFCDEAAVPLDSEDSNYHSNILSFLSDAPIPAGQIHTIDANLLDDLEDLADQYEKQLIDHFAKSNAARYPTFDLMLLGIGPDGETASLFPGHELLSERDAWVAYLDDAPRGPKRRITMTLPVLTHCYRAVFVVSGNEKAEMLHAILDRPEEGLPCSRVRPASPGLVFFFADSEAAGLTNYPPTAFRWIDNEKEAEEAVAAAKRKAARRAAEEGEE, from the exons ATGCCACCTCAACCACCCGCTCCTCCCGTCTTCTACTCGTTCCCCAAAGTAGACGTcttacaag ACTCCCTCGCTAACTTCGTCGTCAAAGCTCAGAGAGACGCCGtagagaaaagagggaaattCACCATCGCCCTATCGAGAGGAAGTTTAGCTGCTAATTTAAAGGGATTGGTCGGTCAGGAGAATGTACAGTGGGATAAGTG GGAAGTATTCTTCTGTGACGAAGCAGCCGTACCACTCGACTCTGAAGATTCAAATTACCATTCCAacattctctctttcctttccgACGCTCCCATACCCGCCGGACAAATTCACACCATCGATGCCAACCTGTTGGACGACCTGGAAGATTTAGCCGATCAATATGAGAAACAGCTAATTGATCATTTTGCCAAATCCAATGCTGCCAGATACCCAACTTTCGATCTGATGCTTCTGGGTATAGGACCTGATGGTGAGACTGCCTCTTTGTTCCCCGGGCATGAACTTTTGTCGGAGAGAGATGCCTGGGTGGCATATCTGGATGATGCACCAAGAGGTCcgaagagaaggatcacCATGAC CCTCCCCGTACTCACACATTGCTATCGAGCGGTATTTGTCGTGTCCGGAAATGAAAAGGCAGAAATGTTACATGCTATACTTGATAGACCAGAGGAAGGATTACCTTGTTCAAGAGTCAGACCTGC TTCCCCCGGATTAGTATTCTTCTTTGCTGATTCTGAAGCTGCCGGACTTACCAACTACCCGCCCACGGCATTCAGATGGATCGATAATGAAAAGGAAGCCGAGGAAGCTGTAGCTGCTGCCAAGAGAAAGGCGGCTAGGAGAGCAGCTGAAGAGGGTGAGGAGTAA